Below is a window of Tolypothrix bouteillei VB521301 DNA.
TGGCTAGTATCCCGGAAGCAGATATAGGCAGAATCAAACAGGGTCAGCAGGTTGAAATCACGTCTGATGCTTATCCCGACCAAGTTTTTAAAGGTCATGTACGCTTGATTGCTCCTGAAGCCGTGAAGGAAGAAGGTGTCACCTTGTTCCAAGTGAAAGTTACCATTGATACTGGTATAGATAAGTTACGTTCTGGCTTGAATGTGGATATGACTTTCTTGGGAGACAAGGTACAAGGTGCTTTGTTGGTACCAACAGTCGCAATTGTAACGGAGAAGGGCGAAACGGGTGTTTTGGTACCTGATGAGAAAAATCAGCCTAAGTTCCGCTCGGTGACTGTTGGAGCGCAAGTTCAAGACCAAACTCAAATTTTAGAGGGTGTAAAACAGGGCGATCGCGTCTTCCTCAACCCACCACCTAACTACAAAATTCAGAAGATGCAACAACAGCAGAACAAATGAACATCTTAGAAAGCGTTAAAATGGCAGGAAAAACCCTGCTGTCAAATAAGTTACGTAGTGCCCTCACCATGTTAGGTATTGTAATTGGTAATGCCTCAGTTATTGGCATGATTGGTGTTGGTGAAGGCGGTCAAAAATACGTTAACAAGCAGTTGGAATCTTTAGGACCAAACGTGCTGTTTGTCATTCCTGGGAATCGAGAAACCCAACGCATCTCCAACGAAGTTCCGAAAAACTTGGTGTTGGAAGATGCAGAAGCGATCGCATCTCAAGTCCCAACCGTCGCCGGAGTGGCTCCAGAGTTAAACGGGAGATACGTTATTACAAGTCGTAATAAAAATACCAACGTCAATATTATTGGCACAACAGCCAGCTTTCCATTAGTACGAGATTTTAACACTGCTAAAGGGCGGTTTTTTACTGAAATCGACCTAAAGCGGAACAATCAAGTCACTGTACTTGGTGCTGAGTTGGCAAAAAGGCTTTTTGGCAATACTAACCCTGTCGGTCAGCAGTTGCGGATTAAAAATTCTAGCTTTCAAGTTATCGGTATATTGGAAGCAAAAGGCTCAAGCCTTGGTGCAAACTACGACGAAGCAGCCCTAGTCCCAATCACGACTTCAGCAAACAGACTTGTAGGCAAAAATTCTCCCTATGGTATCGCTTTAGATTATATCGTTGCTTCTGCACGCGATAGCAACAGTGTTGATGCAGCAGAATTTCAGATTACCAATTTGCTACGTCTGCGGCACAAAATTACTACCGAAGATGACTTTAGTATCCAAAGTCAAAAAGACGCCCTACAAACTATCGGTCAAATTACAGGTGCTTTGACCATTATGCTAGCTGCAATAGCAGGAATTTCTCTATTCGTTGGTGGTATCGGCATTATGAATATTATGCTCGTCTCCGTTACCGAACGAACTCATGAAATTGGTTTGCGAAAAGCTATTGGTGCAACTCCACAAGATATTTTGCTGCAATTTACAATTGAAGCAGTGATTCTTTCAGCAGCAGGCGGTTTAATTGGGACTGCAGTTGGTGTCAGTGGTATCGTACTGGTAGCTGCTGTGACTCCCTTAGAAGCAGCGATTTCTCCTTTTGCGATCGCAACGGCTGTTGGTGTTTCAGGTGCTATTGGTTTGTTCTTTGGTATTGTTCCCGCACGTCGCGCTGCTAAACTCGATCCCATCGTAGCTTTAAGAAGCGCGTAAGAATTATGAATTATGAATTATGAATTATGAATTATGAATTATGAATTATGAATTATGAATTATGAAAATAACATTGAAAATTAGTACTATATGAATTATGAATTATGAAAATAAACTAAAAAATTAGCATTACATGATTGGCTCACAAATGAATTATGAATTATGACTAATGACCAATGACAAATAATCAACTAAAAACTCAAACCTCAGAACTAGTAACTGTTTCCCAACCTGCTATTATTCGCTTAGAAAGTATTTTTAAAGTTTATGGCACTGGTGAAACTGAAGTGCGAGCGCTCAATGATGTTAACCTTACCGTAGAAGAAGGGGAGTATTGTTCTATTATGGGACCTTCTGGTTCTGGCAAATCTACAGCCATGAACATCATTGGTTGTTTAGATCGCCCGACATCAGGACATTATTATTTAGATAATATCGATGTCGCCCAGATGAACGATACAGACTTGGCACATATTCGCAATAAAAAATTGGGGTTTGTTTTCCAACAGTTTCACCTGTTACCTCAACTTTCTGCAATGGAAAATGTGATGTTACCCATGGTATACGCTGGAGTCAAATCCAGCGAACGTCGCGATCGCGCAGCTGAAGCACTCAAAAAAGTTGGTTTGGAAAAACGTTTTAACAACAAACCAAACCAACTTTCTGGAGGACAACAACAAAGGGTAGCAATTGCAAGGGCGATCGTCACACGTCCGGTTGTCCTTCTTGCTGATGAACCTACAGGCGCTCTTGACTCCCGCACTACGCAAGAAGTTCTCGATATTTTTAGCGAACTCAATGCAAGCGGTATTACCGTCGTCATGGTCACTCACGAACCAGACGTTGCGCGTCAAACAAGGCGCATTGTGTGGTTTCGTGATGGTCAAGTCGTTCACTCTAACTTAACTCCATCTGATTTGGCTCATATGGCTAATGGTTAGTAGTTAGTAGTTAGTAGTTAGTTGTCATTAGCCATTAGCCATTAGCTATTTACAAACTTGCCGTTTTACCAGTTTGCGCTTGTGTTTCAATGGGCTTAACAGCGGTATAACCCATTTGTCCGACAATTGTCCGCAGTACAGACATTTGCTCTTCAAAATCTAATCCTTCTATTTGAGAAAGCACATTATTAATTGCATCAGTTGCTTTGTAGTTTCCTGGTATATCAACAACGTTCTTACCCATAGCAACCGCCCATGCATACCAAACAAAAAGCTGGTTATTTTCTTTTATAGCACCGTATGCACGAGAATGTTCTGTGTCCTCACGATTCACAATTTGTCGCATAATCGCTAATTGTTCGTCATCAGACAGTTGAAGATATTCATCACCTATAAGTCTTGGTGCTAGTTCTGGTTCGGCTGCAGCTGGTGCAGCTGGAGTAATAGAATCACCCATTTTTTTATAGGCATAATACAACCAAGCAAGTTTAGCATCAGTATCTAAACGATTAAATGCATCAACTACTTTTTGAGTTTGCTCGCTTAAGGCTTGAGGGGCTTGTTTATTGTAACTTGCAGTCATAATGTATCTCCAAAATTATTTAAATTGTTAGTGCTTAGTAGTAAGTGGTTAGTTGTTTTTGTTGACTCACAACTAACCACTCATTACTAACTCTTACTTATTATTAAGGCGTATCAAAGTTTTATAATCTAATTCCACCACCAAGAGAAAGAGATTAAAAAAAAATGTTTTCTCTGTCTTTTAATAGAGGTAACAATCTACCTTAGGATGCCAAGGAAAAAGTAGATAGCTTTGATACAATCGCTACATTGACAAAATTACCTATGAGGTGACCTATGCCTGACGAAATCAAACCTGATGCATCTCAAGCACCTACTCATGATGCACAACTAGCAGCGGAAAACATGGTAAGTGGCGAAGAAAAAACACCAAAAGTTGATTTTGAAGCCGATTACCAAGCAGCGCAGAAAATGAGTGTAAGTGATATCGATCGCACTGGTGAAGGAGCAAAAGCTGCTGCTGAAGCAACCGCACCAGAGCATGAATTACGCTCATCGGGAGAAACAAACACGGTTGCAAAGGAAACTGGTAATCCCGACGATTATATAGATATGGCAAAGGATGTGAACTCTTCTAAAACGGAAGCTGTCACAGAAGTGAGCGACGATCTCGTGAAACAAGCTTTGGAAAAAGGGCAATCTAAATAGTTAATGGTTAGTTGTTAGTTGTTGTTTGCTACTGTCTGTAGGATTTCTAATTTAATTTTTGAAATATATGTAGGGTGGGCTAAAGCTTATCGCATTTACGATCTAAGTTTTGGCAATCGGTCCGCCCTACTAACAACTAACAACTCTTTACAACATCTAACAGCTGACTGGGATGGTGAATGAGAAAATCTGGATTTTGCTGTGCAAGAACTTCTTGCGAATTGAATCCCCAAGTGACGGCTACAACTTTGATATTTGCTTTTTTAGATGCTTCAATATCTCTAGTTTCATCTCCAACATAAATAGCTTCTTGAAGCTTGATTTGCTTTTGTTTTAAAACATTGTTAATTATTGTAGTTTTTCCAAATATAGTGACTCCTGAATAGATAAATTCAAACAGATCATCTAATTCGTTTACTTTCAGAAAAGCTGTTACATTCTCTTGGGAATTAGAAGTAATAATTCCCAAACGATGTCCTTCACTCTTAAGTTCTATCAGCGCTTCTTTAATTCCTAAAATAGGTTTTAATTCTTTGATTTTATTTTTTAACGCTGCTTTCACCCTTTTCACTAGAAATGGTATTCTAAAAACTGAAATACCTGAATACTTAATCACTTCCCTAGAACTAAGGTTTCTTAAAAGAGCAAGCTCTTCAGGTGCAATTGGTATGTAGCCAAACTCTTCAGCAAGCCGATTGGCAATAACTACAAGAGCATCAAGTGTGTCAGCAACAGTACCATCAAAATCAAAAATAATGACTTTCTGAATCATCTGAAGTATAAAGTATGAAGTATAAAGTATGAAAGGAAGGTGAAAGTAAAAAGTATGAGATCTGTTTATAAAGTTATGCAACACAATTTATATTGCATTTTTCATCCTTCATAAGACCTCCTAAATCCTTCATCCTTTATCCTTTACCCTTCATCCTTGTTTTTTAATGCGTCTAGATTAACACGAGAATTT
It encodes the following:
- a CDS encoding orange carotenoid protein N-terminal domain-containing protein, whose translation is MTASYNKQAPQALSEQTQKVVDAFNRLDTDAKLAWLYYAYKKMGDSITPAAPAAAEPELAPRLIGDEYLQLSDDEQLAIMRQIVNREDTEHSRAYGAIKENNQLFVWYAWAVAMGKNVVDIPGNYKATDAINNVLSQIEGLDFEEQMSVLRTIVGQMGYTAVKPIETQAQTGKTASL
- a CDS encoding HAD-IA family hydrolase, with the translated sequence MIQKVIIFDFDGTVADTLDALVVIANRLAEEFGYIPIAPEELALLRNLSSREVIKYSGISVFRIPFLVKRVKAALKNKIKELKPILGIKEALIELKSEGHRLGIITSNSQENVTAFLKVNELDDLFEFIYSGVTIFGKTTIINNVLKQKQIKLQEAIYVGDETRDIEASKKANIKVVAVTWGFNSQEVLAQQNPDFLIHHPSQLLDVVKSC
- a CDS encoding ABC transporter permease; translation: MNILESVKMAGKTLLSNKLRSALTMLGIVIGNASVIGMIGVGEGGQKYVNKQLESLGPNVLFVIPGNRETQRISNEVPKNLVLEDAEAIASQVPTVAGVAPELNGRYVITSRNKNTNVNIIGTTASFPLVRDFNTAKGRFFTEIDLKRNNQVTVLGAELAKRLFGNTNPVGQQLRIKNSSFQVIGILEAKGSSLGANYDEAALVPITTSANRLVGKNSPYGIALDYIVASARDSNSVDAAEFQITNLLRLRHKITTEDDFSIQSQKDALQTIGQITGALTIMLAAIAGISLFVGGIGIMNIMLVSVTERTHEIGLRKAIGATPQDILLQFTIEAVILSAAGGLIGTAVGVSGIVLVAAVTPLEAAISPFAIATAVGVSGAIGLFFGIVPARRAAKLDPIVALRSA
- a CDS encoding ABC transporter ATP-binding protein → MTNNQLKTQTSELVTVSQPAIIRLESIFKVYGTGETEVRALNDVNLTVEEGEYCSIMGPSGSGKSTAMNIIGCLDRPTSGHYYLDNIDVAQMNDTDLAHIRNKKLGFVFQQFHLLPQLSAMENVMLPMVYAGVKSSERRDRAAEALKKVGLEKRFNNKPNQLSGGQQQRVAIARAIVTRPVVLLADEPTGALDSRTTQEVLDIFSELNASGITVVMVTHEPDVARQTRRIVWFRDGQVVHSNLTPSDLAHMANG